The Erinaceus europaeus chromosome 16, mEriEur2.1, whole genome shotgun sequence genome includes a window with the following:
- the CHRNA5 gene encoding neuronal acetylcholine receptor subunit alpha-5 isoform X2 produces MAERDLGLTVLSLGPRALRLLILSQLAAGRWDPAGAGSRAARGLAEPSCVAKHEDSLFKDLFQDYERWVRPVEHLNDKIKIKFGLAISQLVDVDEKNQLMTTNVWLKQEWIDVKLRWDPEDYGGIKVIRVPSDSLWTPDIVLFDNADGRFEGASTKTVVRYDGTVTWTPPANYKSSCTIDVTFFPFDLQNCSMKFGSWTYDGTQVDIILEDQDVDKRDFFDNGEWEIVSATGSKGNRTDSCCWYPYVTYSFVIRRLPLFYTLFLIIPCVGLSFLTVLVFYLPSNEGEKLCLCTSVLVSLTVFLLVIEEIIPSSSKVIPLIGEYLVFTMIFVTLSIMVTVFAINIHHRSSSTHNTMAPWVRRLFLHKLPKLLCMRSHVDRYFTQKEEPESSREPTPRNTLEAALDSIRYITRHVVKENDIREVVEDWKFIAQVLDRMFLWTFLLVSVVGSLGLFVPVIYKWASIIVPVHIGNSNK; encoded by the exons GATTAGCTGAACCATCCTGTGTTGCAAAGCACGAAGACAGTTTGTTCAAGGATTTATTTCAAGATTACGAAAGATGGGTTCGTCCTGTGGAGCACCtgaatgacaaaataaaaatcaagtttGGCCTTGCAATATCTCAGTTGGTGGACGTG gatgaGAAGAATCAGCTAATGACAACAAATGTCTGGTTGAAACAG gaATGGATAGATGTAAAATTAAGATGGGACCCCGAAGACTATGGTGGAATAAAAGTGATTCGTGTCCCTTCGGACTCTCTCTGGACCCCAGACATTGtcttgtttgacaa TGCAGATGGTCGCTTTGAAGGGGCCAGTACAAAAACGGTCGTCAGGTATGACGGCACCGTCACCTGGACTCCACCTGCAAACTACAAAAGCTCCTGTACCATCGATGTCACGTTTTTCCCCTTTGATCTTCAGAACTGTTCCATGAAGTTTGGTTCCTGGACTTACGATGGGACACAGGTCGATATAATTTTAGAGGACCAAGATGTAGACAAGAGGGATTTTTTTGACAACGGGGAATGGGAAATCGTGAGCGCAACAGGCAGCAAAGGAAACAGAACCGACAGCTGCTGCTGGTATCCTTACGTCACTTACTCATTTGTGATTAGACGCCTGCCTCTCTTCTACACTCTGTTCCTTATTATACCCTGTGTTGGGCTTTCATTTTTAACCGTCCTTGTCTTCTATCTCCCTTCGAATGAAGGTGAAAAGCTTTGCCTCTGCACTTCAGTACTTGTCTCCTTGACTGTGTTTCTTCTGGTGATTGAAGAGATCATCCCCTCATCTTCCAAGGTCATCCCTCTGATCGGAGAATACCTGGTGTTCACCATGATTTTTGTGACGCTGTCGATCATGGTGACCGTCTTTGCCATCAACATTCATCACCGATCATCCTCGACACACAACACCATGGCCCCATGGGTCCGCAGGCTCTTCCTTCACAAGCTCCCCAAACTTCTGTGCATGAGAAGCCATGTAGACCGGTACTTCACTCAGAAAGAGGAGCCGGAGAGCAGCAGGGAGCCAACGCCCAGAAACACCCTGGAAGCGGCACTTGATTCTATTCGTTATATCACAAGGCACGTGGTGAAGGAGAATGACATCCGTGAG gttgTTGAAGATTGGAAATTCATAGCTCAGGTTCTTGATCGAATGTTTCTGTGGACTTTTCTTCTGGTTTCAGTTGTTGGATCTCTTGGGCTTTTTGTTCCTGTGATTTATAAGTGGGCAAGTATCATAGTTCCAGTTCACATTGGAAATTCAAATAAATGA
- the CHRNA5 gene encoding neuronal acetylcholine receptor subunit alpha-5 isoform X1 yields MAERDLGLTVLSLGPRALRLLILSQLAAGRWDPAGAGSRAARGLAEPSCVAKHEDSLFKDLFQDYERWVRPVEHLNDKIKIKFGLAISQLVDVDEKNQLMTTNVWLKQEWIDVKLRWDPEDYGGIKVIRVPSDSLWTPDIVLFDNADGRFEGASTKTVVRYDGTVTWTPPANYKSSCTIDVTFFPFDLQNCSMKFGSWTYDGTQVDIILEDQDVDKRDFFDNGEWEIVSATGSKGNRTDSCCWYPYVTYSFVIRRLPLFYTLFLIIPCVGLSFLTVLVFYLPSNEGEKLCLCTSVLVSLTVFLLVIEEIIPSSSKVIPLIGEYLVFTMIFVTLSIMVTVFAINIHHRSSSTHNTMAPWVRRLFLHKLPKLLCMRSHVDRYFTQKEEPESSREPTPRNTLEAALDSIRYITRHVVKENDIREVCDMQCIYRGSSASILSVADRAGSIDGGPEMLTVAIKIGEDLHKFLFSISHCLLGYLYHLLLPSGFLAGALFLHDRYTTPKAYLPGVFFF; encoded by the exons GATTAGCTGAACCATCCTGTGTTGCAAAGCACGAAGACAGTTTGTTCAAGGATTTATTTCAAGATTACGAAAGATGGGTTCGTCCTGTGGAGCACCtgaatgacaaaataaaaatcaagtttGGCCTTGCAATATCTCAGTTGGTGGACGTG gatgaGAAGAATCAGCTAATGACAACAAATGTCTGGTTGAAACAG gaATGGATAGATGTAAAATTAAGATGGGACCCCGAAGACTATGGTGGAATAAAAGTGATTCGTGTCCCTTCGGACTCTCTCTGGACCCCAGACATTGtcttgtttgacaa TGCAGATGGTCGCTTTGAAGGGGCCAGTACAAAAACGGTCGTCAGGTATGACGGCACCGTCACCTGGACTCCACCTGCAAACTACAAAAGCTCCTGTACCATCGATGTCACGTTTTTCCCCTTTGATCTTCAGAACTGTTCCATGAAGTTTGGTTCCTGGACTTACGATGGGACACAGGTCGATATAATTTTAGAGGACCAAGATGTAGACAAGAGGGATTTTTTTGACAACGGGGAATGGGAAATCGTGAGCGCAACAGGCAGCAAAGGAAACAGAACCGACAGCTGCTGCTGGTATCCTTACGTCACTTACTCATTTGTGATTAGACGCCTGCCTCTCTTCTACACTCTGTTCCTTATTATACCCTGTGTTGGGCTTTCATTTTTAACCGTCCTTGTCTTCTATCTCCCTTCGAATGAAGGTGAAAAGCTTTGCCTCTGCACTTCAGTACTTGTCTCCTTGACTGTGTTTCTTCTGGTGATTGAAGAGATCATCCCCTCATCTTCCAAGGTCATCCCTCTGATCGGAGAATACCTGGTGTTCACCATGATTTTTGTGACGCTGTCGATCATGGTGACCGTCTTTGCCATCAACATTCATCACCGATCATCCTCGACACACAACACCATGGCCCCATGGGTCCGCAGGCTCTTCCTTCACAAGCTCCCCAAACTTCTGTGCATGAGAAGCCATGTAGACCGGTACTTCACTCAGAAAGAGGAGCCGGAGAGCAGCAGGGAGCCAACGCCCAGAAACACCCTGGAAGCGGCACTTGATTCTATTCGTTATATCACAAGGCACGTGGTGAAGGAGAATGACATCCGTGAGGTCTGTGACATGCAGTGTATTTACAGAGGTTCATCTGCCTCGATCTTAAGTGTGGCAGATAGAGCAGGAAGCATAGATGGAGGGCCAGAAATGCTGACAGTGGCTATAAAAATAGGGGAAGACCTACACAAGTTCCTTTTCTCCATTTCCCATTGCCTCTTAGGATACCTTTATCATTTACTTCTGCCATCAGGGtttcttgctggggctctgttcctGCATGACAGATATACCACTCCCAAGGCCTATcttcctggtgttttttttttttaa